One Actinomycetota bacterium genomic window carries:
- the tusB gene encoding sulfurtransferase complex subunit TusB: MLHLVNRSPYVSTSLDSCVKFAKKGSPILLIEDAVYGAMAGTALEKKMESIMKDFTVYALKEDLLARGVVNVIAGIKEVDYTGFVDLVEEHKPTTWT; encoded by the coding sequence ATGCTTCATTTAGTAAATAGGTCGCCATATGTTTCAACCAGCCTGGACAGTTGCGTCAAATTCGCCAAGAAAGGCTCGCCGATTCTGCTCATAGAGGACGCGGTCTACGGAGCGATGGCGGGAACCGCGCTCGAGAAAAAGATGGAGTCCATCATGAAGGACTTTACTGTTTATGCTTTAAAAGAAGACCTTTTGGCGCGGGGCGTGGTTAACGTCATTGCCGGGATCAAAGAGGTAGACTACACCGGGTTTGTCGACCTTGTCGAAGAGCATAAACCGACGACCTGGACCTAG
- the tusC gene encoding sulfurtransferase complex subunit TusC, producing the protein MDNLLSDMRKIMIMMRKAPYGTIYSFEGLESVLIMGAYEQDITMIFIDDGVYSIKKGMDTSAVGIKDFSPTFRVLEMYDIEKLYVDRESMEARGLTADDLIVGAEVVDTETITKLMEEQDVVLPF; encoded by the coding sequence AGATCATGATTATGATGCGTAAAGCACCATACGGGACGATATACTCATTTGAGGGCCTAGAATCGGTATTGATTATGGGCGCGTACGAGCAGGATATCACGATGATATTCATCGACGACGGCGTCTATTCGATAAAGAAGGGGATGGACACCTCAGCGGTAGGCATTAAAGATTTCTCGCCGACATTTAGGGTTCTTGAGATGTACGATATCGAGAAGCTCTATGTGGACAGGGAATCGATGGAGGCCAGGGGCTTGACGGCGGATGACTTGATTGTCGGGGCCGAAGTGGTCGACACAGAGACCATAACCAAGCTTATGGAAGAGCAAGACGTGGTATTGCCGTTTTAG